Proteins from a genomic interval of Aquabacterium sp. J223:
- a CDS encoding type IV pilin protein produces MTRPIPSFIARGFTLLELMITVAVIAILASVALPSYSDYVRRGTLPEAFSALADYRVKMEQYYQDHRNYGASDCADGTPAPTWRTFAPADARYFGFTCALTSSGQGYVLTATGTTGAAVGHVYTLDSSNAKRTTKLKNVEVSKTCWASKDGDC; encoded by the coding sequence GTGACACGCCCAATCCCATCGTTCATCGCTCGCGGCTTCACGCTTCTGGAGCTGATGATCACCGTCGCGGTGATCGCCATCCTGGCCAGCGTCGCACTGCCGTCCTACTCGGACTATGTGCGGCGCGGCACGCTGCCGGAGGCGTTCAGCGCCCTCGCGGACTACCGCGTGAAGATGGAGCAGTACTACCAGGATCACCGCAACTACGGCGCCAGCGACTGCGCCGACGGCACGCCAGCCCCGACGTGGAGGACCTTCGCGCCGGCGGATGCCCGGTACTTCGGCTTCACCTGCGCGCTGACCTCGAGCGGGCAGGGTTATGTGCTGACCGCCACCGGTACCACGGGTGCTGCCGTCGGCCACGTCTACACCCTGGACTCCAGCAACGCCAAGCGCACGACCAAGCTCAAGAACGTGGAGGTGAGCAAGACCTGCTGGGCGTCCAAGGACGGCGACTGCTGA
- a CDS encoding GspH/FimT family pseudopilin → MSRHLLRRPRGFTLIEMMVVLTVSALLLFAVLPSFAAWLRDLRIRGVAESLQNGLQLARMEALRSNEVVSLWLVSDADAADCSASSASPSWVVSTANPATACASTAVVNKQGRAATATGVTVASVQTTTDGAAGNASRIAFNGFGQLVLPGSATPLRQVVISLTHADADARTLRVEVLPGGSIRMCDPHVASDDPRRCML, encoded by the coding sequence ATGTCCCGCCACCTCCTGCGTCGACCACGAGGCTTCACGCTGATCGAAATGATGGTCGTGCTGACCGTCTCGGCGCTGCTGCTCTTCGCCGTCCTGCCCAGCTTCGCCGCCTGGCTGCGTGACCTTCGCATTCGCGGCGTGGCCGAGTCGCTGCAGAACGGCCTGCAACTGGCCCGCATGGAGGCGCTGCGCAGCAACGAGGTGGTGTCGCTGTGGCTGGTCTCGGACGCCGACGCGGCCGACTGCAGCGCGTCGTCCGCGTCACCATCGTGGGTGGTGTCGACCGCCAACCCGGCAACGGCGTGCGCTAGCACCGCGGTGGTCAACAAGCAAGGCCGTGCTGCCACCGCCACGGGCGTGACCGTGGCGTCCGTGCAGACCACCACCGACGGCGCTGCTGGCAATGCCAGCCGGATCGCCTTCAACGGCTTCGGGCAACTGGTGCTGCCGGGGTCGGCCACGCCGCTGCGCCAGGTTGTCATCTCGCTGACACATGCCGACGCCGACGCTCGCACCCTGCGCGTCGAGGTGCTGCCCGGCGGCAGCATCCGCATGTGCGATCCCCACGTGGCCAGCGACGATCCCCGTCGCTGCATGCTGTGA
- a CDS encoding prepilin-type N-terminal cleavage/methylation domain-containing protein, whose translation MHGVLRRAPRRAVSAGRGFALIEVLVGLLILAVGVLGLVGTQASMVQAQGAAKYRGDAAYLAAELVGLMWSDLGNLSQYAGDGATPCTATRCLDWARKVASTLPQGQAEVTVNSGTVVITIRWTPPGDAAHAYTTRSALNA comes from the coding sequence ATGCACGGTGTCCTTCGTCGCGCGCCGCGCCGCGCCGTGTCGGCCGGCCGCGGCTTCGCCCTCATCGAAGTGCTGGTCGGTCTGCTCATCCTGGCCGTTGGCGTGCTCGGCCTGGTCGGCACCCAGGCCAGCATGGTCCAAGCCCAGGGGGCGGCCAAGTACCGCGGCGACGCGGCGTACCTGGCCGCCGAACTCGTCGGCCTGATGTGGTCGGACCTGGGCAATCTGTCGCAGTACGCCGGCGACGGCGCCACGCCCTGCACGGCGACCCGATGCTTGGACTGGGCGCGCAAAGTGGCGAGCACGCTGCCGCAAGGCCAGGCCGAGGTGACGGTCAACAGCGGCACCGTTGTGATCACCATCCGCTGGACGCCACCGGGCGACGCCGCCCATGCCTACACCACGCGGAGCGCCCTCAATGCCTAG
- a CDS encoding PilW family protein, with the protein MPRTFPCHGARAARGLTLVELMVGIALGLIATLAVVQVLAVSEGQRRTTTSGADAQVSGALGLYALERDLKSAGYGLSSTREALACAITARYNGAVVANMPTTLLPVSITAGAGGASDTLRILASNKAGFSVPIRVMPPRYQPNDQWFSVASTLGVAQNDLMLAFRATGEPCHLFRVTANPTGSVAQIPRADDAGWNGAGQPNVEIAEGSQLINLGTLLDHTYRVDAARAVLQRVSFDTTTRTQVVTDVQPGIVLMRAFYGLDRAATAAQLAAGTGQTRVDTYTLDAAKVPTTAADWQRLLSVRIAIVARSGHYEKEEVTTSNPVWDVGTAAEVDGAVTCGSSKCVTLDVGADTAGSEARHYRYKVYDTVVPLVNLLWRS; encoded by the coding sequence ATGCCTAGGACGTTCCCCTGCCACGGCGCCCGTGCCGCGCGCGGCCTGACGCTGGTGGAGCTGATGGTCGGCATCGCGCTCGGCCTGATCGCCACGCTGGCCGTCGTCCAAGTGCTGGCGGTGTCGGAGGGCCAGCGCCGCACCACCACCAGCGGCGCCGATGCGCAAGTGTCCGGCGCCTTGGGTCTCTATGCGCTGGAGCGCGACCTCAAGAGTGCGGGCTATGGCCTGTCGAGCACCCGCGAAGCCCTGGCCTGCGCCATCACCGCCCGCTACAACGGCGCCGTGGTGGCCAACATGCCCACCACCCTTCTGCCGGTGAGCATCACTGCGGGCGCAGGCGGTGCTTCGGACACGCTTCGGATCCTCGCGAGCAACAAGGCCGGGTTCTCGGTGCCGATCCGGGTCATGCCGCCCCGGTACCAGCCGAACGACCAGTGGTTCTCGGTGGCGTCCACGCTGGGCGTGGCGCAGAACGACCTGATGCTGGCCTTCCGGGCCACCGGCGAACCCTGCCACCTCTTCCGGGTCACGGCCAACCCGACCGGCAGCGTCGCGCAGATCCCGCGCGCCGACGATGCGGGCTGGAACGGGGCCGGGCAACCGAACGTCGAGATCGCCGAGGGCAGCCAGCTCATCAACCTGGGCACCTTGCTCGACCACACCTACCGCGTCGATGCGGCTCGCGCCGTGCTGCAGCGCGTGTCCTTTGACACCACCACCCGCACGCAGGTGGTGACCGACGTGCAACCCGGCATCGTGCTGATGCGGGCCTTCTACGGCCTGGACCGTGCGGCGACGGCCGCCCAGCTGGCGGCGGGGACCGGACAGACCCGCGTCGACACCTACACCCTCGACGCGGCGAAGGTTCCCACCACAGCGGCGGACTGGCAGCGCCTCCTGTCGGTTCGGATCGCCATCGTCGCCCGCAGCGGTCACTACGAGAAGGAAGAGGTCACCACCAGCAACCCGGTGTGGGACGTCGGCACGGCGGCAGAGGTCGACGGTGCTGTCACCTGCGGCAGCAGCAAGTGCGTGACGCTGGACGTGGGCGCCGACACCGCCGGCTCGGAAGCACGGCACTACCGCTACAAGGTCTACGACACGGTGGTGCCGTTGGTCAACCTGCTGTGGCGCTCGTGA